The genome window ctaattttttgaggaactggtggattgatttccagaattaTTGTACCAGGTTGCAACCATACTCGCAATGGAGGAGTagacctctttctccacatcctcaccagcatggtCTTttgcttgagttttttatcttaaccattctgattgctTTAAGGtagaatctcggggttgttttgatttgaagttccctgatgactaaggatgttgaacatttaagtgcttctcaggcatttgagatccctctgttgagaattttcttatTACCCATGTACTCCACTTTTAATtgggatttttggttttatttggagtctaacttcttgagttctttgtatattttggatattggccctctgtcagatgtagggttaagTTTTAACTCTTCAAAACTCTAGCCCAAGCCCCAGACTGGACTTGCCAAGTATGTCTCTGGATAAATGCCCAGAATTAACAGTCCACTCAGGAGTAAGATAGATCAGTATGTCCCAAAGAGAGGGAGGGTGAAGTAGTATGGTATGTATAAGATCAAATGAATTGTATAGATCTGTGTaattaacaaagaaaagtaaaatattttaaaagaataaataatgtaattttttttgctgaattacaaaataaccaaaaacacTCATGTTCTGACTGCTTATTTTATTAGTAGAAGTAAGATGGTCCTAAAAAGGTGCAAGAGACACAATGCAGAGACCCAGGAGAAATGTAGTAGATTATGTCCCTGTCTAGATATGCAAAGTTGGCTGCTCTTGAAAACAGATTCTGCCTGGCAGTTCTGGAATGTAATTCCCTTCAGGCCGTGCCAGATGCTACTTCTGTTATTTGCTACTGAGTTGCAACACAGGCTCCAATGCCCCAGAGCTGCTGTTCCTGCTACCAGTCACATTGGTTGAAAGAGCAGTTACATTACAACCTAAAACATACAGCAAAAACAGCAGATCAATGATTTCATGTGAGGAAACTGGATGCTCTTAAACAAGAGAACTGGGCAGGGGGAAGTGGCCTGGTGTGTTGGTACAATGAACTCAAGGGTTGATcagttaagataaaaaaaaattacaagtagTTATTATATCAAGCCTGCCTAAGTCACAATTTAAAAAGTTGACCTCCCTTTGTTgggtaattttatgtcaactggacaaaagctaaagtcatctgagatgaGGGAACCTCAGTTAATATATAAGACTGGAGTGTagacaagtctgtagggcattttcttaactactgattgatgggggaggaccaaGTCCATTGTGGGCCATGCCATCTCAGGAACTGGgtttgtaagaaagcaggttgagcaaacaATGGGGAACAAGGCAATATGTAGCACCCCTCTTTGGCCTCTAAATtgactcctgcctccagattcctgttcTTCAGGAGTTCCTGCTCTAGCTTCCTTGATCAAAAGTGAAGTGGAAgtctaagccaaataaatactttcctttccaagttgcttttagccatggtgtttcatcatagcaatagtaccctaactaagacatttccCATATAAGTCAGTTAAGAAATAGCCACTGACACCCAGTGTATAGAAAACCTTTCTGGAGGATGTTGTATAAGTaacaaacaaatgtgtttttttaaaaaatagtctgaAATAAATATAGGCATTAGTAATCCCCATGAATAATAGGTTAGATTTATGAGAGTACTAGTTAGGGATACCTATTAAACCTTACTAGGGTGTCTATCTCATgtagaaacaaataagaaaacaaaaaactaaggaGTTATGATTTCCTATGGAATATAAAATTGCTGGCATAGTGGTTAGCAGTTAGAGAAAAAGTAAGAATCTCACTGGAAAAATGTCTGGCATTTTAAGTCTTCCTTTGAGTTGATGAAGGAACTCTTATACACCTTCTGCATCCTCTTACTATCACTTACTTGCACTGTGCACTTTGAGGGTTTTCTTCAAGGTGGAAGTCAGGGGAAATGTGCCCTGACCACAGAAAGAGCCAGTGTAGTCATCCATACCAATGGCCCAAATCATGGCACCTCCAAAGTTGTTCTGCTTAAGCCACTGAGCCTggttaagagaaaaagaacagtggGAGTCACTTTGTTTCCTGGGACTCAGAATCAGGGCCCAGCACATCCAAGGAACTAAACTTACCTTGATATGAAAGCTCTTGATATTGTCATAGCCAACCCACTCATTGCCATGGAAGGCATAGGGCACTTGCTGAGCAGCATTCCAGACCTGAATGGCTCCATTTTTCAGGAATgtgcaaatctttaaaaagttaagaatTTCACAGCCTTTAAATATTAATTCCAtgtaagaaaaaatatgtatatttatttgctttccttccttttattgtcTCTATGAGGTTTACATCAAATCTGTAATTGATTAGGTTTCTAGGAAACTAATCCTATAAATTAATGAGGATGATttggattgttttattttgtgtagtAGAGATCCCCCCCCCACAAGGCCTTGACAATGATAAATAAGGACTTTAGCAGTGGGTTACgtctccagttttttgtttgtttgtttgagagaagATCTCTATCTATATAGACTCACTTCAAAATGGTGATACtattgcctctgtctcttgaataGAGTAAATGAGTGTGAGGTGCTGTGCCTACCAAATACATTcataatatattactatatactatgagctcatttttatttctgtgatactggggattgaagccagggctGTATATGTTCTAGGCAAGAAATGAAGAACTGAGATATATCTCCATGTCTTTTAAATGTTCAGAAACTAACCAACATTTTAGTATTTGGTTTCAGGATCCATGGTATTCAGAGACTTTTGTTTATGTAACTGTGTGATCTGGTAATTGAAAGAACAATGTGTTATTAAATACTTATCACATTTGGTTACCTGGAAGCCATGATACAAAAAATTTAAGTCCTTGAAATAGCATTCTACTCAGTGTACAAAAAAGACAGAATGAACACTCAGAGTGAGCACATTTTTCTACTTAGGCACATAAAATTTATAGAGCATTGTACAACCAACTACTAACCTCGTGATAGGCCCAGAATCCAGTTTTCTTTGTGTAAGGTCCTGGATGACCACCACGATTGCTAGGGGCACCAATTTCTGTTTTAGTGGAGTCACTCAGGATGAAGGTGTGTCCATATGCTGGGAATCCAACGATGAGCTTCTCAGGTGATGCCCCTTTGTTCTTCCAGTTGTCCATAATATATTTCTGCAGTAGCAAAAATTATCTATAATGTTCAACCCACTGACCTTCTATGATTAATTATGATTGCTATTTATTCTAACCATTCAAATTTCCATATTAACCTAAAAACTGACTGGTAATttcttataaaacatttcaataaatttgaatttatagTCAATGCGACATGATTGATGACTTTAAACAATGAGATTTGATTGTGTTGATTTTGTGCCTAAATGTACATATGATTTATCGCATCACTTGTCTGTGCAGTATCTTACTATGTTGTGAAAGGCCTTTACTCCAGTTTCAGTTGGAGATTTATAGAGAGGACTGTTTTCTCCAGTGTAGCCATCCCAAGATCCATGGAGATCATAAGTCATGACTTGAATATAGTCCAAGGACCTGGGTTAGGGGAAAATACTTAAAagcacttcttttttatttttattattattttatttatttacaccccaAATGTTGCCAGCTTCCAGTCCCCTCTTGCAGAGAGAGAGCACTCCCTGAGCATCCCCaattcctggggcatcaagtctctacaaagTTAGGCACATCGtcttccactgagaccagacaatgAAATCCACTGCTACATATATGTTGAAGATCGCAGAACAGCTTGTGTTTGCTCTTTAGTTGGTAGCCTAATCTCTGTGAGATTCTAGGGATCCAGATTAGGTgatactgctggtcttcctatgcagttgccatccccttcagttccttcaattcttctcctaactcttccatagaggtccctgacctcagtttGATATTTAGCTGTGAGTATCTGGATctttctcagtcagttgctgCTAGGCACTCTcagaataaaatcattttttatggTTATTATCCATACCTACTCTAGCAAAAGATGACCTTTCCAAGGCCTCTGAACAAAACTTAAATCAGTAGGACATcccagagattaaaaaaaaagtgttcacacTATAGTAGTACAGGGGCAGGTACATCACTCACTGTGACAGTTGGGGGATCTCATAGCCAAATTGGATTGTGGATATAACACCAGCAACTGCAGCAGTGACCATCAGCCTGGGCTTTTTGTTCTTGCTCACCTCTTTTTCAAAAGCTTTACGTATTTCCTATAGAGTAATAAGGTATAACACAGTATGTGTGGAATTAATTTAGCtccttaaataaaatacatgataaagtacttttacatattttattttatgttagtaTGTCAACATTTCAATAAAGTCATTGGGGTAAATGATGTTAATAAACTTAGCACATGCCTATTATTCATAGGTAATAGAGATTTTCCCCAAAGTTACACAAAAAGTCAGCAGACATTCAAAACCACTGTAAAGGTCTTAGATGTCCATCAATGCATCCCTGGATCACCATGCTTTAGAACTACATTTGCTTTAATGCCCTGGATCCAGCATTCAGTTGTGTAGAAATTTGCTTCCATCTGCTCAATAGATGAACtttttatgactttaaaaattatattaaccAGAGATGGTAGGTGACcataagaaaacaatgtttctgaacacagaaatacagacacatatattaATTCACAGAAATTGTGACAATATTCATACACCCTATATAAGCATAAGTCAGACAATATTCTGGCATGGAGAGCTGCTTAGGCAGGGGCAGTCAGTTTTCCTTACAAGTGTAAACACTAAGATTGATCATGCTCCAATGGAAGGTGACTTCCAAGAACATGTGGGCAGCAAACATTGGActagatagatttttaaaaatagaacacaaATTTATTTTGGAAGCAAGAGAATTTCAAAGGAGTTGGCAGGGAGTAAATATTATCAAAACACATCTTATGAACTTCTCAAAGAAGTAGTAAAAATGTTCTCACAGACTCATCTGTTTCATACATGAAGTCACTATCTATCCTTAGTTGCATAGCACCAGACTATTTTCATCACTGAGAGAAAGCATTTTATGTACTGCAGTGAATTGAATGAGAAAATCCCCCTATAGCCTTGGTACTTTGAACAGGTCCCTAGTCAGTGACATATTTGAAGTTGTTAAGGTAGTACAACCTTACTAGAGGAAGAAAGTCACGGGTGGGgagaaatttgaaatttaaaaacatgtctaCGTCTATTTCGCATTTACATTTTCATGTTATGGTTCAAACTGTGAGCTCTCAAAATATTGTTCCAGCTACCATGCTTAGTGCTTACTTTTATGCTAACTCTCTAGATCTTCAAGGCAAAATAAACAGTTGTGTaagttgtgttggtcatggtattttattccagcaatagaaaataaataatactttgtGAAGCACTTTTTCATTTTCCATGAACATTTGTTTAAATATACTGAATCAATTTATGCTTTGCATTCTTTTATCATGTTATTCACCAAAAGTATTATGCATTCATTGTATtttaacacttttatttattcttttaaaatattcatacaatGTATGTTGAGCATATTAATTCCCTCCCTCAACTTCTTCCGAATTCTCCTATACCTTGCTACTAATCAAAGATCATGAACTCTTTCACTCTAAGCAAAACAAATTATACAGGTCAGTTTGTATGAACTATCTACTCTTTAACATGGAGCTTACCTTGTAATGTGGTTGATATACCCCGtatcatataattaaaaacaatatattgtCTTTCTTCTATTTGCAATTCATTACATGTAACCATTTGTCCAAGGATGGTATTTTATGCCCACTTCACCTTTTTTGCTGAAATTTTGTCTGGTTTAATCTTGTCCTGCTCTTGTGAATGCTATCACAATCTCTATGatacatgtattcatatgtgtgttaCCTTGTGTCTAAAAAACTGTTTCTTTGAAATTATCTGTCGCTTCTggcttataaaataaatttgttctCTCCATTTTTGGCTTTCTGTACTCCTCTACTGAAAATagtagcttctctgatgaggggtAAGTTATTCACCAACTTATAGGAatagcaatatgtcattaggagtcactttGTTGCTATGTTCATTTAGTGGAATAATTTTAGTCTGTTTTCTCCTAGGAACCATTGCCTATTTATTCAGATTCTTAGCTCATAGTCAGGTGTGGGTTCTTTCTAATGAAACAGATTCTAAATGTAGTCAAAAAGTGTCCAGTTACTCCTTTAACATTGTATTAGTGGGAATAACTTGAAGGTAGGTCATTAGTGGTTCATAGCTGGATGGCGTTAATGATTAGTTTTTTCCCTCTGATAGTTTGTATAGCACCTTCAAGCGCTATGAAATACTACCCAACAGAAAAGAATGTTCCATATGAGTACTATCTATATTTCTCTATGTTGtatgactcaagtatgtggtATATTCACTACAAGTGTTTTGCCATCAAGTTGTAAAGGAGAATCAATAGAATTAGCAATGGTCTGCAATATCTGAGAGGTCTATAGGACTCCGTTGGTCAACAACTCAAAAAGATATTTCTCATTTCTGTTATTGGAGGGTTGTATTTGGTAGCATACAGTCTTAGGTGGAATATTATATTGTCCACCTCCATTATATTGTAACTCCactatgtgtatctctctctctctctctctctctctctctctctctctctctctctctctgtgtgtgtgtaatacttgTGATATCAACATTAACTAATGAAAAATGTGAAGCTGAAATGAATTATGGGTCTTAAAACTCATGTGGTCAGGGGTGAAAGgtgtgactcagcagttaaaaacactggcttgTCCAGggtttcaattcccaggatccatATGGTGACTCAAAATTGTCTATAACTGTAGTCAATGTGATCTGaggccctctcctggtgtgtaggcatacatttaggcaaaacacCCGTATATGTAATtccaagataaataaatcttgtgttttgtaaactatatgtggtaaaaaaaaaaaaactagcatttACCTTGTCGAATGAAGTAATGATATTTAAGGATTTTTTGcaatgataatattttataaatctaaATTTATCTTTAGTTTTGTCATATAATAATTCCCCTTAGAAAGACAAAATTTCAAAACTTCTAGGAATAAAAGCGGTATTTATTCCTGTTTTCCTTACCTGCATCAGGGTAGTAAAGAGATGTTTGTCCCTAGAAGGGCTTCCATAACAACCAGGGTACTGCCAAGCCAAATTAAACCCATCAAATCCATACTTTCGCAGGAACTTTATGATCGAAGTAATGAAAGAGTGGCGGTTCTCAGGAGTGGACACCATGGTGATAAAACTAAAGGAACCCAAAGAAATCATAATAATGCTTCAGGAATCTAAACATACTGTgataaagatgttttattaattaatatctgTCTCTGAGCCTTTCATCAGGAACTTTCCCCCAGATTAAGTCTCTGTGGTTCTCAGGGAATCCATGTACAATCTCTGCTTTTGGTCAacgttcatttattttattactgctGATTCTAATGTTCTATGTATTGAATGCAGCTGTCTTTGTTTTGAATTCAACTAACATATCAGCATGTTTGGTCTTCAACTAGATCCCAAATTCATGTGCTCCCAAAGAAGTCTTACTGATTATGCatatccattttctttcccttcttttggaAACAATGAACAAAAGTATACCCGTTGTTCCTCTGGCTTTGTGTTCTGAGTTGCTTTAAGAAGGATGTCTGTTATGAAATAGGTAACTAAATATTAGGAGATGAAGTGCCAGAATATTAATccaaacatttaaacatatgaaATATACTCTAGTCTTTCCAGTGTCTTTTAGTTAGTATTGAAGTTCCATTGTAGACATTTATTTAGTTAACATGTTCACTTAGTAGACACTCTTAATACTCTATTTAAAACTGTGTAGGAAAATGAGACAGAAATCATGCTACTCTAGATCGTTTTCaataaaatgtgaatgaaaaatCTCTCTGGTGAGGACTTACGAGCCATCTCCGAAGTTCCAGCAACCAATAGACAGCAGAGTTTTCAGCTTATTGtttctttaaagcaaaataaaagagaaatttcaaATTCCATGGGTTCTTCTATTTGAAATGGAACTGTTTGTGGTATTGGGCCTGTTCTTATGATTTAATCTTGTCTTCATATTATACAGTAAACTTTTGAACAATTTTTCcattaatgaaattttattacaatttttgtGTTGCCATAATCTTAAACAATATCAAAGTAACTTGGGTGAACTAAAGAACAAAATTTTATAAGCtatatttttactttcaaaattaTAATAGAATTATAATATTCTTCCCTCTAAACCCTCCCATATGTACCTTCCCACAGTCTGCTTCAAATGTATGGCCTCTTTGTCCACTAATTGTTATTGTAGACATATAGGCACAAAgctatttaggaatatatatatatatatatatatatatatatatatatatatatatatatatatcctacatgAGCCCTTTATCTACATGTCTACAACCCCTTACTCTCCTCCTTACAACTTTTCCCATGCTCCTTCTCCAAATTTCATACAAAGAATGTACTGGCCAATATTTCTAGTGCCTACAACTCAGAAGGACAATTAACTCATATCCCTGCTCAATGAATTAAAATCTTATTTGAAATATTGTGGTTTTAGTCTCTATGATAATTAATACAAATTCAATTCATTAGAAATACACAGACCTTTGGAAATAGTGATTTTTAATCTATCAATTTCCAAAGTGTAGCTTTCATGAAAAGAGAACACTAAAGATTTGAGTGCATTGTCTCTTTTTCTACTTGATTCTCGTTCTGTTTTTCTGGCATAGGGACTCACATACTATCAGGTAATCTTTGACTCAAGAAATCAAAAAGTTCATATTCCCAGTATAAATAACagcttaatttatttataaattaaactaaCTATATTTATGATAGTACAATTGATCATGGCAGTAGTTGCCTTATTTTTGTCTTATGTGTGAATAAATTGAACAGATATGCAAATTCCGAGGTACCAGAGATTGTTTATATTTCACAAAagatatttatatgaaaatgtaaacCAATCTTCTGATTATCAATCAGACTATTTGGTTTCTAATTCATAGTATGTTCAACCTCTTCCTTCATTGTGCAATTCACTGAGATATTGGAGTTTTTGAGTGATTAAATAcacaaagaatggaagaaaatagttaatttttaaaatattaagcacATATCATAAGTGATACAATGTTACATATGTACTTATCTCCAGGTAGAATTATAATTTTTGACCACTGTTTCTCATTAAATGTAGAAAGAAACCAAAGTAAgttaaagataaaaaatttaagttGTGAAATGATAATACTCCCTGAAAGAAACACAGATAAAGCTCCACAAATGTGGCCTgaacagtgatttttttcataaaaatgtcaCATCGCataggaagcagaaggaaagatGTTCAATGCAGTTATGTCGTACTACAGATTCTTACAACAAAGCTGACACAATCAACAGAATAAGAAGATAAAGTAATGTAtgggggaaaatattttaaaactgtatacCTTGTGAAAGGTTAATAACCAATATATATCATGAATCAAAAGCTCTGAGTGATCAAAAACCATCCTGAGTGAAAAATGGGCTAAAACCTTGACTatgcatttctttaaaacaagacaaaacactgATAATGGTATGAACAAAAGTACCTTAAGACTATACAAACCAGAGATAATTTTCTTAAAACCATATAGAAATGTCTTCAGCTGCTAtgattactgtgataaaatatgaaacaaaactaCATTGTCAaggaaatctattttaaaagtcaattacAAACTATTTATACAGATGTACTTTAATGCAACCAACATATAAACTAATATAAATAGTCCTTGAAAAGTAACAAATATAATTGTCAATTTAATTCATTTCCAAAGGATATGAATTCAATGGGTTGAAGACATGGCACCAACAGTGTACAATTCACAATATGCAAGATATGAAATCTCCTACTCTTAGGTGAATGAGTAGACAAAAACAATGATTATATATAAGCATTAAAATTCAACAATAGAATGAAATGTGTCATTTATAACAGCATGTGTTAACACTGAGTGCGTGTTACTAAGAAAAGTAGgagagacccagaaagacacgGTGCAGGAATGGACTGTTGAGTATTTGAATTCAAGTGTAAACCAGACTTATTATCATGGCCCAGTCATGGGAAAAAGGGTTAGGAAAACATATAAGAATTATAAAATTTCACTGATATAAGAAGCATAATTTCAAGATACCACATTTATACAACATGGTGCGTatagtttataataataaacaacatttTAGAAATTCCAAAGAGTAGATTGGATTACTGAAAATAGAGCTGTTCAAGGATAGGCAAGATATCTCAGTTGTTAAATACACTTGCCATCAAGGCTGATCACCTcatttcaattcccagtaaccacatggtgaaaggacaGAGCTAACTCCTGaaacttgttctctgacttcaacATATGTCTTGTGGCATGCATATGAACATTTATATACATCTACAGACACcataaatatatgtaacaaaTTTCTAGAGATGATCAAGACAATGcatatattaatttattgaacaatttcaaaatatataaatacttcaAAACTTATATCTTTGTCATAAATATATGTCATGTGGTTGAAGTAAAAGGGATCAACTGGGCATCTTCATTAAATCTATCAATCCTATAGTATTGAGAAGCATTGACATGTGGTAACTGTTGACTCCACAGACACCAAATGACATATCTTCTCTTTCACTTACCTCTTTTTTAAGTCATTAAAATCTTTGTAGTCATCTGAGTctttccttttggtcatggtgatgtTGTTTTCCCAAATCCCACCATAACAATAGATTAGGTGAGTACACAGGCAAGGGTCAATGTCATCAAGCTTTATACCTCCCACATCTGGCTGATGCTGAGGCCAGTTGTTGAAGTAACACATCAGCTGGTAGGCAGAGCCTGTGAGAGGTGAGGGTTAAGGATGACAGCAATGTGTTGGTGCTAATGACCTGTGCTCACAGTTTgaccctgcttccttcctttcctttgcttcagATGGCTGATCTCTGTTTAGAAGTGATTAGTGTGAACACTCTGAAAGATGAGCCCATCTCTGTTTAGAAGTGTTTAGTGTGAACACTCTGAAAGATGAGCCCATCTCTGTTTAGAAGTGTTTAGTGTGAACACTCTGAAAGATGAGCCCATCTTGAGAATAGTAACTGAATTAAAGTGCCTTATGTTCAGATTTGGAAAATACAGTGGGGGAGTTTGGCTTACCTAGAAGAAAAAACAGGGTTTCAACTGTCATATGGAGCTAGGTAGTCATTAGTTTATAGCTCTCCAGTGGTCATGCTATACTGGATAGCAGTGAGAACAGAACTAAAATAGTCAACTCTCTACAAAGTGAACCATTCTCCTCTCCAAGTAA of Mus pahari chromosome 4, PAHARI_EIJ_v1.1, whole genome shotgun sequence contains these proteins:
- the LOC110320540 gene encoding acidic mammalian chitinase-like, which gives rise to MLYNANEDPAGSILKATISKLVFILGLNLLLNAQMGSAYQLMCYFNNWPQHQPDVGGIKLDDIDPCLCTHLIYCYGGIWENNITMTKRKDSDDYKDFNDLKKRNNKLKTLLSIGCWNFGDGSFITMVSTPENRHSFITSIIKFLRKYGFDGFNLAWQYPGCYGSPSRDKHLFTTLMQEIRKAFEKEVSKNKKPRLMVTAAVAGVISTIQFGYEIPQLSQSLDYIQVMTYDLHGSWDGYTGENSPLYKSPTETGVKAFHNIKYIMDNWKNKGASPEKLIVGFPAYGHTFILSDSTKTEIGAPSNRGGHPGPYTKKTGFWAYHEICTFLKNGAIQVWNAAQQVPYAFHGNEWVGYDNIKSFHIKAQWLKQNNFGGAMIWAIGMDDYTGSFCGQGTFPLTSTLKKTLKVHSASCNVTALSTNVTGSRNSSSGALEPVLQLSSK